A region of the Rhizobium binae genome:
TCGCCTGCTTGTAGGCGTCTGCGGCGCGCGCCTCCTGCGTGGCGATGAAGGGCGAGCCGATATAGGCCATGTCGGCGCCCATGGCTTCTGCGGCAAGAATGGCGCCGCCGGTCGCAATCGCGCCGGCAAGCAGCAGCGGCCCGTCGAACCACTCGCGGATTTCCTGGACGAGGGCGAAGGGCGACAGCGTGCCGGCATGGCCGCCGGCGCCTGACGCCACGGCGATCAACCCGTCCGCCCCCTTGCGAATCGCCGAATGAGCGTGGCGGTTGTTGATGATGTCGTGCAGCACGATGCCGCCATAGGAATGGACCGCGGCGTTGACCTCCGGCACGGCGCCGAGCGAGGAGATGACAACGGGCACCTTGTATTTGACACAGAGCGACAGGTCGTGCTCCAGCCGCTTGTTGGACATGTGGACGATCTGGTTGATGGCAAAGGGAGCGGCCGGCCTCTCCGGATGGGCGGCGTTGTGGTGGGCAAGCTCCTCGGTGATCTCGGCCAGCCATTCGTCGAGCTGGCTTTCCGGCCGGGCGTTCAGCGCCGGAAAGGCGCCGATAACGCCTGCCTTGCATTGCGCCAGGGTCAATGCCGGATGCGAAATGATGAAGAGCGGCGAGCCGATCACCGGCAGTCTGAGATTGTCATTGAGGATCGGGGGTAGGGCCATGGTTTACCGCTCGCATTGACGTTTACGAAAACGTCAATCTCTTAGCAGAGAAGAAAAGCCGATAAAAGAGCGGCTGCCATGCCTTCGTCGATTTCCGCCCGATATATCAGGCCTGCAGAACGGATAGGGAAGGCCCGCCGGCTCGTCAAAGCTGGCGAATATCGCCTGAGATCAACGGCGGGCGGGCCTGCAAGGCTTGCGGTTTGCCGCACTTGCCGCTACCGAATTTTGATGAAGAACGGCGGGGATTGCGGACCGACGCCGGGTTCAAGGTGAAGGACGTGAAGTGAGCGGATTAGAAACGGCCATCAGAACAGCGCTCGAAAATGCCGATCGCGACAATCCGGAAGTTCGAGCGAGGATCTACCAGTCGGCCCGCCAGGCGCTGGAAGCCGGCCTGCGCAAGCAGGATATCACCGATGCCGACGCCGTCGCCCACCACCGCCACCGGCTGGAAACCACCATTCATGCCATCGAAGGCGAGGAGCGCGACCGGCTTCACCCTCGCCAGCGGCCGCCTGAAGTGCCGGTACCTCCGGTCGTCGACATGCCGGTGCCGCCGGCTCACCGAGGGGATGTGGCCGATATCGACAGCCTGATCGACAATCCCGTGGCGGCGGGCGAGACCCGTAGCCCGGACGTGATCATGCACCGCAGCGACGAGTCGCGCCTTGACGACGTGCATGCGAGCACCGCCGATCATCTCTCGGCCGCCCCGCTCGGCGAGGAGCGGCTGCAGCGCGGCCAGCGCGCCGCCAGCATGGATTTCCGCCCGGAGCGGGCTGCGGGCCGCCGCAAGCCGCGCAAGTTCTTTTCGCGGCTTCTCGTCTGGTGCGTGCTCTTCGCCTTCATCGGCATCGGTGCCTGGTGGGCCTATACGTCGGGCCTGTTGTTGACGGCGGCTGAGCGCGACACCAGCGTCGCCAATCCGCCGGCGAGCACCCAGCCGGAGGATTTTACCGGCAATGACGACAGCGCCGGCGACGCCGCCACCCATACCGATCAGCCGGTGACCATCGATCCGCAGAACAGTTTCTCGGCCGACTGGATCCCGGTGTTCAAGCCTGGCGAGGCCGACAAGATCACAACCGGCCCGCGGGCCCGCACCGAAAACGTCACCGAGAATGACGGTCCCGCCGTCCGCCTGATTTCCGAAAGCGGCGCGGCTGACGGCAATATCTCCGTCAGCGTTCCCTCTTCGGTGCTGCAGCAGCTTGCCGGCAAATCCTCGACCATCGCGCTGACGCTGCAGTCGACCACCGACGAGCCGACGCAGGTGACGGTCGAATGCAATTTCCAGTCGCTCGGCAATTGCGCCCGCCATCGTTTCAGCGTCACCCGCGAAAAGTCGGATGCGCTGCTGCAGGTGAAGTTCGACCGCTCGCTCGCCCCGAATTCGCCGGGCACGCTTGTGATCAACAGCGATCTCGACGGCAAGGCGCGCGGCGTCAACCTCTTCGCCATCCGCATCCTGCCAGGGCAGTGACCGGCTTTTTACCGCGGCAGACAGTCTATTTCAGGAATCCCGGGCCGGAGCCGATGATCTGCTCGTCGGCCTCGCCGAGCGCTGATTTGTCCTTGCCGTCATAGTCCATCCGGTTGAGCATGTGGCGGATGAGCTGCAGGCGCGCACGACGCTTGTCATTGGCGCGGATGACGGTCCAGGGCGCGAAATCCGTGTGGGTTTCCTTCAGCATCCGGTCGCGTTTTTCGCTGTAGTCGCCCCATTTTGTCAGCGCCGCGATATCCATCGACGACAGCTTCCAGACCTTCAGCGGATCGTGCCTGCGGTCATGGAACCGCTGGAGTTGCATCTCCCGGCCGATATCGAGATAGAATTTGAACAGGAAGATGCCCTCATGGGCGATGATCTTTTCGAGCTGCGGCGCCTGCTTGAGGAAGGCTTCATATTGCTGCGGCGTGCAGAAGCCCATGACCGGCTCGACGCCGGCGCGGTTATACCATGAGCGGTCGAAGAGGACGAATTCGCCCGATGTCGGGAACTGCGCGACATAGCGCTGGAAATACCATTGTCCCTGTTCGCGTTCGGTCGGCTTGGCGAGCGCCACGACGCGGGCAAGGCGCGGATTCATATGCGCCGACGACGCCGAGATCGCGCCGCCCTTGCCGGCCGCGTCCCGCCCTTCGAACAGCGCCATTACCCGTTTGCCGGTCGCCTGCAGCCAGAACTGCACCTTGACGAGCTCGACCTGCAGCTTTTTCAGCTGCGAGAGATAGTCCTCCTCGTTGAGTTTCTTCTTGTAGGGAAATTCGGCGGATTCCAGCGCCTGTTCCTTCACCCAGTCCGGCAGAACAGGATCGTCGACGTCGAAGATGCGCTTCTTGCCGCGGATATCCAGTTCCACGGCCCTGCTTTCGACATCCTCGCCCATGTGCTCCTCCTGCGCTGGTGGCTCTCTGCGCAGGCGAACATAGTTGCCGTTGAAAATCAAATCTTTCGCGTCACGCCGGCGATATTTCTCGCGCTCGCGCTGCGGTCTTTCGCTTCAAGCGGCGCCAGCCGAAAACTTCTGTCATGAATTGCCGCTATCAGGCAGAGTTCAATATAAAGAAAAACGAATCGACGCCGCGAGGCCCCCTTGCCAGACGAAATCCCGTGGAGAAGAAGTCTCCTGGCGCGCATCCGGCGCGAACGGCCGGTGTTGCTTGCGGCCATCCTCAGCGCCTTGATTGCTCTTGCCGCCGGCATGAACAAGTGGGTCGTGCTCGTCCTCCTGCTCGTCATGAGCTTGACCGCGCTGTTCAACGAGGCGCCGGTGCTGAAAGTGGAGCCGGCCGAGCCGGAGGAGACGGAGCCGGAAACGCCGCCGAGCCGCCTGCAAGACGTTTCCGCCACGCTTGCCGGCCTCGATATTCCCGTCATGGTGCTGTCGGACGATGCCTCGGTGCTCTTCCAGAACCGCGCCGCCGAAAAGGCCTTCGGCGAGGTTGCGCTCGGCGCCCATATATCGGCCCGCCTGCGCTCGCCCGGTGTGCTCGACATGGTGCGCGAAACCATCGCCACCAATGCGCCAAACCAGATCGAACATGCCGAGCGGCTGCCATCCGAGCGGGTCTATATCGTCCGCAGCGCGCCCGTCGAATTCAAGGCCGACGGACAGCGTGAGCGATTTTTCATCCTGTCCTTCCGCGATATATCGGAAGTGCGCCGCATCGACCGCATGCGGTCGGATTTCGTCGCCAATGCCAGCCACGAGCTGCGCACGCCGCTTGCCTCGCTGCGCGGCTTCATCGAGACGATCCAGGGCCCGGCGAAGAACGATCAGAAGGCGCAGGCGCAGTTCCTGGGCATCATGCTCGATCAGACGACGCGCATGAGCAGGCTCGTCGACGACCTCCTGTCGCTCTCGCGCCTGGAGCTGAAATCGCACATCGCCCCGGACGAGAAGGTCGATTTGGTACCGCTGCTTGGCCATGTCCGCGACTCGCTGGTGCCGCTGGCAAGAGACGTCGGCGTCGACATCAACCTGCATCTGCCCGACGGCAGGGTCGAGGTGCTGGGAGACCGCGACGAGCTCGTCCAGGTCTTCGAGAACCTGATGGAAAATGCCTGCAAATACGGTCAGGAAGGCAAGGTCGTCGACGTCCGGCTGAAGAATGGCGCCGGCGGACCGGTGGAGGTCAGCATCGTCGACAAGGGGCCGGGCATACCGGCCGAGCACGTGCCGCGTCTGACGGAACGCTTCTACCGCGTCAGCATCGAGGACAGCCGCTCGAAGAAGGGCACCGGCCTCGGCCTCGCCATCGTCAAACATATCCTCACCCGCCACCGGGCACGGCTGATCGTCAGATCGGAGGTGGGTAAAGGCACTGATTTTACGGTGCGCTTCTGAGGTGAAATCTCTCGTGGTCCCCTCTCCCCATAAAACGGGGAGATGGTTCGTTGCGATCTGCGACGGGCGGCTGATCGAACGCGTCGAGGCAATGGATTTGCGGTTCTTTCCAGCCGTGCGTTAATAACGATGGCGTGCCGCGCGATTGCCCCTCACCCTAACCCACTCCCCGTAATGACGGGGAGAGGGGACGTGCCCTGGCGAGATTTTTGGGTGGGACGGAGAGGTCGCGGCATATCCCCTTCTCCCGGTCAAAACGGGGAGAAGGTGCCGGCAGGCGGATGAGGGGCAGATCCCACGGGCGGACCTGAATGAAAGAATGCAGGCGGGAAGGGCCAGGATGCCTTTCCGCAACCGCCGGGCTACGTGTGGTAAACTGCAATGCAAGGTCGAGCGGCGACCCAAACTTTGCCAACCGTCGACACGTTCAGGCGGGATCCATAAAATTTATCGTTATAAAACAGCGCATTAACCTGTCACAAATGTTTCACCGATTTGACATAAAAGGACGGTGCTTACAGCGCTAAGAGAGTCCGGCCAATGAAAAAAGGCAATGCGAGGGCCTCTCATAGGCCGCACTCACACAAGTCCAATGCCGGGAGATTTCAAATGAACACCCTCAAGCTCACCGTTGCGGCGCTCGCTGCAACTGCTGCTTTCGCTGGCGCCGCCGTTGCCCGCGATCAGATTCAAATTGCTGGTTCGTCCACCGTCCTGCCTTACGCCAAGATCGTTGCTGAGTCGTTCGGCGAAACATTCACCAACTTCAAGACGCCGGTCGTCGAATCCGGCGGCTCGAGCGCCGGCCTCAAGGAATTCTGCAAGGGCGTCGGTGAAGATACCATCGATATCGCCAATGCTTCTCGCGCCATCAAGAAGAGCGAGATCGAAGCCTGCAAGACCGCCGGCGTAACCGACATTCAGGAAGTCAAGATCGGTTATGACGGCATCGTCTTCGCCACCGATTCCGGCAACCCCGACGTCGCCTACGTTCCGGCCGACATCTACAAGGCGCTGGCTGCCCAGGTCGTCGTCGACGGCAAGCTCGTCGCCAACCCCTACAAGAAGTGGTCGGAAGTCAACCCGAAGCTCCCGGCTGTCGATATCGCTGCCTACATCCCGGGCGAAAAGCACGGCACACGCGAAGTCTTCGAGGAAAAGGTCTTGGCAGCTGGCTGCGAAGCCTCGGGCGCCGCAGAAGTCATCAAGGCCGCCGTATCGGACAAGGCCGCTCAGGGCAAGGCTTGCGTCGCAGTTCGCAAGGACGGCGCTGCAGTCGACATCGACGGTGACTACACCGAGACGCTGTCTCGCATCGCCGCCAACAAGACCGCGGTCGGCGTATTTGGCCTTTCCTTCTATGAAAACAATGCCGACAAGCTGAAGGTCGCGACCGTGAACGGTATCGTTCCGTCGACGGAAACGATCGCCAACGGCACCTACCCGGTTTCCCGTCCGCTGTTCTTCTACGTCAAGAAGGCACATCTCGGCGCCGTCCCGGGCCTGAAGGAATACGTCAACTTCTTCGTATCCGACCAGATGATCGGCCCCGACGGCCCGCTCGCCGAATACGGTCTCGTTGCCGCCCCGGATGCCGAGCGCGAAGCGATCCGCAAGGACGTCGAAGCCGGCAAGACTATGTGATGACTTTGCCGGCGCGGCGTCTCGATGCCGCGCCGGCACTGCCTTGCGTCCGGGCGTGCCGGGATACGCGGGGCTGGAATTCCTTCTCCAATGGTTGGAAGCCGAAGGCGGTTCGATGAACCGCCGGGCTTTATGGGGGCTGCGGGCCTGGGGACGTAACGAATGAGCACATCCGTCATACTTCTGTGCCTTGTGGTAATCGGCGCCGCCGCCTATCTGGTCGCGCGCAGCCGTGCCGCGGCACTTGCCGGGGGCAGGTCCTCCGCATTGCATTCACGCCCGGCCTATTACGGCGCTTACGCTGCGATCTGGGCCGTTCTTCCCGCCCTCATCGTTCTCTGCGTCTGGCTCTCCGTGAGCCCCGGCATCATCCAGTCCTCGGTTCGCAATGCTTTCCCTGACGATGTCAAGGCCCAGGTCGCGGTCGAGCAGGATTTGAACTATTCGATGGTGGCGACGGTCGCCCGCGGCCTGACGATGCTGACTTCGGACGAAGCGGCCGCGGTCGCAAACGATCCGGCTGCCCTGCAGGCCAAGCTCAGCGAGAAGGGTGTGCCGCTCGCCGGCCAGCCGCAGCCTTACATGGTCGAGGCCGCCAAGAAGCTCAACGCCATGAGCCTGACGAGCCGCATCGCCATGACCGCGATCGTCTTCGTTCTGGCCGTTGCCGGCGCCTTCTACGCGCTGCGCGCCATCGCACCCCGCTTCCGGGCCCGTAATCGCGTTGAGCGCGTCATGCTCTGGGGTCTGCTGCTCGCCTCCTCGATCGCCATCCTGACGACGATCGGCATCGTGCTGTCCATGCTGTCGGAAGCCACACGCTTCTTTGCAGTCGTTCCCGCCGGCGATTTCTTCTTCGGAACCGTCTGGGATCCGCGCTTTGCCGGCGCCGGCAGCTCTTCCTTCGGTCAGTTCGGCCTGATCCCGCTGCTGATGGGCACGCTCTATATCGGCCTGGTCGCCATG
Encoded here:
- a CDS encoding NAD(P)H-dependent flavin oxidoreductase: MALPPILNDNLRLPVIGSPLFIISHPALTLAQCKAGVIGAFPALNARPESQLDEWLAEITEELAHHNAAHPERPAAPFAINQIVHMSNKRLEHDLSLCVKYKVPVVISSLGAVPEVNAAVHSYGGIVLHDIINNRHAHSAIRKGADGLIAVASGAGGHAGTLSPFALVQEIREWFDGPLLLAGAIATGGAILAAEAMGADMAYIGSPFIATQEARAADAYKQAIVEGAAADIVYSNYFTGVHGNYLKPSIIAAGMDPDNLPVADPSKMDFEQATGGAKAWKDIWGSGQGIGAVKAVEPVADLVDRLEAEYKAARARLSL
- a CDS encoding regulator: MSGLETAIRTALENADRDNPEVRARIYQSARQALEAGLRKQDITDADAVAHHRHRLETTIHAIEGEERDRLHPRQRPPEVPVPPVVDMPVPPAHRGDVADIDSLIDNPVAAGETRSPDVIMHRSDESRLDDVHASTADHLSAAPLGEERLQRGQRAASMDFRPERAAGRRKPRKFFSRLLVWCVLFAFIGIGAWWAYTSGLLLTAAERDTSVANPPASTQPEDFTGNDDSAGDAATHTDQPVTIDPQNSFSADWIPVFKPGEADKITTGPRARTENVTENDGPAVRLISESGAADGNISVSVPSSVLQQLAGKSSTIALTLQSTTDEPTQVTVECNFQSLGNCARHRFSVTREKSDALLQVKFDRSLAPNSPGTLVINSDLDGKARGVNLFAIRILPGQ
- the ppk2 gene encoding polyphosphate kinase 2: MGEDVESRAVELDIRGKKRIFDVDDPVLPDWVKEQALESAEFPYKKKLNEEDYLSQLKKLQVELVKVQFWLQATGKRVMALFEGRDAAGKGGAISASSAHMNPRLARVVALAKPTEREQGQWYFQRYVAQFPTSGEFVLFDRSWYNRAGVEPVMGFCTPQQYEAFLKQAPQLEKIIAHEGIFLFKFYLDIGREMQLQRFHDRRHDPLKVWKLSSMDIAALTKWGDYSEKRDRMLKETHTDFAPWTVIRANDKRRARLQLIRHMLNRMDYDGKDKSALGEADEQIIGSGPGFLK
- the phoR gene encoding phosphate regulon sensor histidine kinase PhoR, with the protein product MARIRRERPVLLAAILSALIALAAGMNKWVVLVLLLVMSLTALFNEAPVLKVEPAEPEETEPETPPSRLQDVSATLAGLDIPVMVLSDDASVLFQNRAAEKAFGEVALGAHISARLRSPGVLDMVRETIATNAPNQIEHAERLPSERVYIVRSAPVEFKADGQRERFFILSFRDISEVRRIDRMRSDFVANASHELRTPLASLRGFIETIQGPAKNDQKAQAQFLGIMLDQTTRMSRLVDDLLSLSRLELKSHIAPDEKVDLVPLLGHVRDSLVPLARDVGVDINLHLPDGRVEVLGDRDELVQVFENLMENACKYGQEGKVVDVRLKNGAGGPVEVSIVDKGPGIPAEHVPRLTERFYRVSIEDSRSKKGTGLGLAIVKHILTRHRARLIVRSEVGKGTDFTVRF
- a CDS encoding substrate-binding domain-containing protein; the protein is MNTLKLTVAALAATAAFAGAAVARDQIQIAGSSTVLPYAKIVAESFGETFTNFKTPVVESGGSSAGLKEFCKGVGEDTIDIANASRAIKKSEIEACKTAGVTDIQEVKIGYDGIVFATDSGNPDVAYVPADIYKALAAQVVVDGKLVANPYKKWSEVNPKLPAVDIAAYIPGEKHGTREVFEEKVLAAGCEASGAAEVIKAAVSDKAAQGKACVAVRKDGAAVDIDGDYTETLSRIAANKTAVGVFGLSFYENNADKLKVATVNGIVPSTETIANGTYPVSRPLFFYVKKAHLGAVPGLKEYVNFFVSDQMIGPDGPLAEYGLVAAPDAEREAIRKDVEAGKTM
- the pstC gene encoding phosphate ABC transporter permease subunit PstC: MSTSVILLCLVVIGAAAYLVARSRAAALAGGRSSALHSRPAYYGAYAAIWAVLPALIVLCVWLSVSPGIIQSSVRNAFPDDVKAQVAVEQDLNYSMVATVARGLTMLTSDEAAAVANDPAALQAKLSEKGVPLAGQPQPYMVEAAKKLNAMSLTSRIAMTAIVFVLAVAGAFYALRAIAPRFRARNRVERVMLWGLLLASSIAILTTIGIVLSMLSEATRFFAVVPAGDFFFGTVWDPRFAGAGSSSFGQFGLIPLLMGTLYIGLVAMLVAVPVGLFAAIYMAEYASPKVRGVAKPLLEVLAGIPTIVYGFFALVTVGPFLRDFSAQISGLLSGNYTNFIQAQSVLTAGIVMGIMLIPYVSSLSDDIITAVPQALRDGSLGLGATRSETIKRVVLPAALPGIVGALLMTASRAIGETMIVVLAAGVAARIQINPFEPMTTVTVKIVNQLTGDLEFTSPQTLVAFALGITLFCITLCLNIYALYIVRKYREQYE